The Halichoerus grypus chromosome 9, mHalGry1.hap1.1, whole genome shotgun sequence genome has a window encoding:
- the ADGRF4 gene encoding adhesion G protein-coupled receptor F4: MKSQATMICCLMLFLAIECSHYRSKIHIKDGDKLQHPEGKLKTGRMQEKCRGPCIPASNCSQPCAQPFHGEIGFTCHQNKWQKSTETCTSLSVETLFKDFNSASRLPLAASSIPVHVLDFRAPEPVKSVAQGIRRNCPIDYACILDVVKSSEATSGNIAFIVELLRNISTDLSDNVTQDKMKSYSEVANHILDTAAISNWAFIPDKNTSSDLLQSVNLFARQLRLHNASENLVDELFIQAKGLRINHNTSEEKFNFSASMNSTTEGILGMIEIPRQELWNLPPNASQAISIAFPTLGTILKEVHLQNVSLPRPVNGLVLSVILPEGLKQVLFTFEKINKSRSARAQCVGWHSRKRRWDENACETTLEIMNKVKCLCNYTNMVMSFSILMSPKSIDNKILDYITCIGLSISIFSLILCLIVEAAVWSRVVVTEVSYIRHVCIVNIAVSLLIANVWFIINSNFHKKAQDSNWCVALTFFSHFFYLSLFFWMFFQALLIIYGILVVFRRMMKSRMMAIGFAVGYGCPLVIAATTVAVTVPEKGYTRPDACWLNWDSTKALLAFAVPALVIVAVNLVVVLVVAVNTQRPSIGSSKSQDLAIIMRISKNVAILTPLLGLTWGFGVATLLEGTSLIFHIIFALLNAFQGFFILLFGTIMDHKIRDALKMRMSSLKGRSRAAENASLSPTNGSKLMNRLR; encoded by the exons ATGAAGTCCCAGGCAACCATGATTTGCTGTTTAATGTTATTTCTGGCCATAGAATGTTCTCACTATAGATCCAAGATCCACATAAAA GATGGAGATAAACTTCAACATCCTGAAGGGAAACTCAAGACTGGAAGGATGCAAG agaaatGCCGAGGACCTTGCATCCCTGCTTCCAACTGCAGCCAGCCCTGTGCTCAGCCCTTTCATGGAGAAATAGGGTTTACATGTCATCAAAACAAGTGGCAAAAATCAACCGAAACATGTACAAGCCTTTCTGTGGAGACACTCTTTAAG gactTCAATAGTGCATCACGCCTTCCTCTAGCAGCATCATCCATACCCGTGCACGTTCTTGACTTTCGAGCACCAGAGCCCGTGAAGAGTGTAGCTCAAGGAATCCGCAGGAACTGTCCAATTGATTATGCCTGCATACTCGATGTTGTGAAATCATCAGAAGCCACGTCTGGAAACATCGCATTTATAGTGGAGTTACTAAGAAATATTTCTACAGATTTGTCTGATAATGTTACCCAAGACAAAATGAAG AGTTATAGTGAAGTGGCCAACCACATCCTTGACACAGCAGCCATTTCAAATTGGGCTTTCATTCCAGACAAAAATACCAGCTCGGATTTGTTGCAGTCAGTGAATCTGTTTGCGAGGCAACTCCGCCTCCACAATGCATCTGAGAACCTTGTGGATGAACTCTTCATCCAGGCAAAAGGGCTTCGCATCAACCACAATACCTCAGAGGAGAAGTTCAATTTCTCCGCAAGCATGAACAGTACAACAGAGGGTATCTTAGGAATGATAGAAATTCCCAGGCAAGAGCTGTGGAACCTGCCACCAAATGCATCCCAAGCCATCAGCATAGCCTTTCCCACCTTGGGGACCATACTGAAGGAAGTCCACTTGCAAAATGTGAGTCTTCCTAGACCTGTAAATGGTCTCGTCCTTTCAGTGATTTTACCAGAAGGACTGAAGCAAGTCTTATTCACCTTCGAGAAGATCAACAAATCCCGCAGTGCCAGGGCACAGTGTGTTGGCTGGCACTCGAGGAAAAGGAGGTGGGATGAGAATGCCTGTGAAACCACGTTGGAGATCATGAACAAAGTGAAATGCTTGTGTAACTACACCAACATGGTGATGTCCTTTTCCATTCTAATGTCCCCCAAATCTATAGACAACAAAATCCTGGACTACATcacctgcattgggctcagcaTCTCCATCTTTAGCTTGATTCTTTGCCTGATCGTCGAAGCCGCGGTGTGGTCCCGGGTGGTTGTGACGGAGGTATCATACATACGTCACGTGTGCATCGTGAACATAGCCGTGTCCCTCCTGATTGCTAATGTGTGGTTCATCATAAACTCTAACTTTCACAAAAAGGCCCAGGACTCCAACTGGTGTGTTGCACTGACATTTTTCAGCCACTTTTTCtacctctctctgtttttctggaTGTTCTTCCAAGCACTGCTCATCATCTATGGAATATTAGTTGTTTTCCGTAGGATGATGAAATCCCGCATGATGGCCATTGGCTTTGCTGTTGGCTATGGGTGCCCGTTGGTCATTGCCGCCACCACCGTTGCTGTCACAGTGCCAGAGAAGGGCTACACGAGACCCGATGCCTGTTGGCTTAACTGGGACAGTACCAAAGCCCTTCTAGCATTTGCTGTCCCAGCCTTAGTCATTGTGGCCGTGAATCTTGTGGTGGTTTTGGTTGTTGCTGTCAACACTCAGAGGCCCTCTATTGGCAGTTCCAAGTCTCAGGATCTAGCCATAATTATGAGGATCAGCAAAAATGTTGCCATCCTCACCCCATTGCTGGGACTGACCTGGGGTTTTGGAGTAGCTACACTTCTAGAAGGCACTTCCTTGATATTCCATATAATCTTTGCCCTTCTCAATGCTTTCCAG GGGTTCTTCATCTTGCTGTTTGGAACCATTATGGACCACAAG ATAAGAGATGCTTTGAAGATGAGGATGTCTTCACTGAAAGGGAGATCCAGGGCAGCAGAG aacGCATCTTTAAGCCCAACCAATGGATCTAAATTAATGAATCGTTTAAGATGA